In the genome of Gloeotrichia echinulata CP02, one region contains:
- the ureG gene encoding urease accessory protein UreG → MNTFRVGVAGPVGSGKTALVDALCKALREQYHLAVVTNDIYTQEDAQFLVRSQALASDRILGVETGGCPHTAIREDASMNLAAIEQLEQRFSNLDLVFLESGGDNLAATFSPELVDLTIYVIDVAAGDKIPRKGGPGITKSDLLVINKIDLAPYVGADLGVMERDAKKMRGDKPFIFTNLKTKEGLADVIKFVTTHIC, encoded by the coding sequence ATGAATACTTTTCGCGTTGGGGTTGCTGGCCCTGTGGGTTCGGGAAAGACTGCTTTGGTAGATGCTTTGTGTAAAGCGTTACGTGAGCAGTATCATCTGGCGGTAGTGACGAATGATATTTATACTCAGGAGGATGCTCAGTTTTTGGTGCGTTCTCAGGCCTTAGCAAGCGATCGCATTTTGGGTGTAGAAACTGGGGGTTGTCCCCATACTGCTATCCGCGAAGATGCTTCGATGAATTTGGCTGCTATTGAACAGTTAGAACAACGATTTTCTAATTTAGATTTAGTATTTTTGGAAAGTGGTGGCGATAATTTAGCTGCTACCTTTAGTCCAGAATTGGTAGATTTAACAATTTACGTCATCGATGTAGCGGCTGGTGATAAAATTCCCCGCAAAGGTGGACCAGGTATCACTAAATCAGATTTATTGGTGATTAATAAAATTGACCTGGCGCCTTATGTGGGTGCTGATTTAGGTGTGATGGAACGGGATGCAAAAAAAATGCGGGGTGATAAACCTTTTATTTTTACGAATTTGAAAACCAAAGAAGGACTAGCTGACGTTATCAAGTTTGTGACCACACACATTTGCTAG
- a CDS encoding urease accessory protein UreF, with amino-acid sequence MDTITLTHSHFLSILQLASPALPVGAYSYSEGLETLVENGAIANQENLKQWLQAQLRYGAIRVEAAVMVRAYQSVNTGDLQALTRWNLWLSAARETEELRAASWQMGRSLIQLFGKLIPQILPIVNSVGNPCNYAIAFAIACAHWQINIQAAILGYLHSWASNLITAGVKLIPLGQTAGQELLLNLQPLLNTAAMEILALEDDDLACCSWGLSLASMQHQTQYTRLFRS; translated from the coding sequence ATGGACACCATCACCCTCACTCATAGCCATTTTCTGTCTATTTTGCAGCTAGCTAGCCCAGCTTTACCTGTGGGAGCATATAGCTATTCCGAAGGCTTGGAAACTTTGGTAGAAAATGGGGCGATCGCAAATCAGGAAAACCTGAAACAATGGTTACAGGCGCAACTGCGTTATGGTGCCATTCGGGTAGAAGCGGCGGTAATGGTTAGAGCATATCAATCTGTGAACACAGGTGATTTACAAGCCCTCACTCGTTGGAATTTGTGGTTATCCGCTGCTAGGGAAACAGAAGAATTACGCGCTGCTAGCTGGCAAATGGGGCGATCGCTCATCCAATTATTTGGTAAACTCATACCACAAATATTGCCAATCGTCAATAGTGTAGGTAATCCTTGCAATTATGCGATCGCCTTTGCTATTGCTTGTGCCCATTGGCAAATTAATATCCAAGCTGCAATACTTGGATATCTGCATAGTTGGGCTAGTAATTTAATTACAGCCGGCGTCAAACTGATACCTTTAGGACAAACAGCAGGACAGGAATTATTACTAAATTTACAACCATTGCTAAATACTGCAGCAATGGAAATTCTAGCTTTAGAAGATGATGACCTCGCCTGTTGTAGCTGGGGTTTATCATTGGCAAGTATGCAGCATCAAACCCAGTATACAAGGTTGTTTCGCAGTTAG
- the ureE gene encoding urease accessory protein UreE, translated as MLTLTQIQPPNPDAVVTFTLALTAEERTRSRHRFETEDGKVIFFRLSRGTVLRDGDILQDETQTSLIRIIAKPEPVLTVSAATPILLLRAAYHLGNRHVPVEMTTTYLRLSPDSVLRTMLEQLGLQIQEEILPFQPETGAYGHHHPHS; from the coding sequence ATGCTAACCTTAACCCAAATTCAACCGCCTAACCCTGATGCTGTAGTCACGTTCACACTGGCGTTGACTGCAGAAGAACGCACCCGCAGTCGCCATCGGTTTGAAACAGAAGATGGCAAAGTTATATTTTTCCGTTTATCTAGAGGTACAGTGCTACGAGATGGTGATATTCTGCAAGATGAAACCCAGACTAGTTTAATTAGAATTATTGCTAAACCAGAACCAGTTTTGACCGTTTCAGCTGCTACACCAATCTTATTACTACGGGCGGCATACCATTTAGGTAATCGCCATGTACCCGTAGAAATGACAACTACCTATTTACGCCTGTCTCCTGATTCAGTTTTACGCACAATGTTAGAACAACTTGGGCTACAAATTCAAGAAGAAATTTTACCGTTTCAACCAGAAACGGGTGCTTATGGACACCATCACCCTCACTCATAG
- a CDS encoding transposase family protein produces MTQLLNLPEVLVESSLQEGQVLILSVGKKAKSASCPHCGQNSRHLHQNQKCLVKDLPMGDFEVILNVNRRRFKCKKCRKTFNEKLDFLGARKRYTYRYAEYIIKQVINSNVSNVARNNGLTNE; encoded by the coding sequence ATGACTCAACTCCTAAATTTGCCTGAAGTATTAGTAGAATCAAGCCTACAAGAGGGTCAAGTCCTAATTCTATCAGTAGGTAAAAAAGCGAAAAGTGCATCGTGCCCACACTGTGGTCAAAACTCAAGACATTTACATCAAAATCAAAAATGTTTAGTGAAAGATTTACCGATGGGGGATTTTGAAGTAATACTGAATGTCAATAGACGAAGATTCAAGTGTAAAAAATGCCGAAAAACATTTAATGAAAAGCTAGATTTTCTAGGAGCAAGAAAGAGGTATACATACCGATATGCGGAATATATTATCAAACAAGTGATTAATAGTAATGTAAGTAATGTGGCAAGAAATAATGGACTAACTAATGAATAA
- a CDS encoding transposase, with protein MLEDVAKNVMPIDVKDLRRLGIDEISLVKGQGKFIVVLVDIDSGKLIGLVKERKQIEIKKTMRMWGEKVLSQIEEVSIDMTGNYKSLIEKICPKALVTVDRFHVTKLVHEELNRARIAENKIASELNAPERKKVFESLKGNKFTILKAENKRLLRA; from the coding sequence ATGCTTGAAGATGTAGCTAAAAATGTGATGCCAATAGATGTCAAAGATTTAAGAAGATTAGGAATAGATGAAATTAGTTTGGTCAAAGGACAAGGAAAATTTATTGTCGTGCTAGTAGATATAGATTCAGGTAAATTGATAGGTTTAGTAAAAGAAAGAAAACAAATTGAAATCAAAAAAACCATGAGAATGTGGGGAGAAAAAGTTTTGTCACAAATAGAAGAAGTAAGTATTGATATGACAGGCAATTATAAATCTTTAATTGAGAAGATTTGTCCAAAGGCCCTTGTAACGGTAGATAGGTTCCATGTTACTAAATTAGTACATGAAGAATTAAATCGAGCTAGGATAGCAGAAAATAAAATAGCATCTGAGTTAAATGCCCCGGAAAGAAAAAAAGTATTTGAAAGTTTAAAAGGAAATAAATTTACAATTCTAAAAGCCGAGAATAAGCGGCTCTTGCGTGCGTAG
- a CDS encoding efflux RND transporter permease subunit translates to MSIGTQQSTGLYQLALSSTDVQPLQEYVPQLVEQLKALPELQDVNSDLQMTSQVKININRDKAAIHNVTVQQIENTLRNAYGGYQVSTIYAASNEYQVILELAPQYQEDINALLSLYINSSNGQAVPLKTLATIKQGVAPLMVNHAGRMNAATISYNLAPGMALGTANEKITKLIKTVIPDSITTSFQGASQVFQSSLPNLLLLLLIAILVIYLILGILYEDFIHPITILSGLPSAGFGALLTLMLFHVELNVYSFIGIMLLVGIVKKNGIMMVDFAIVAQREKLLALPYLAC, encoded by the coding sequence ATGTCTATTGGTACTCAGCAAAGCACCGGACTCTATCAACTGGCGCTCTCTAGTACCGATGTCCAACCTTTGCAGGAATATGTACCGCAACTCGTTGAGCAGCTAAAAGCGCTCCCAGAACTCCAGGATGTCAACAGCGATTTACAGATGACCTCCCAGGTGAAAATCAATATTAACCGCGACAAAGCTGCAATACATAATGTCACGGTGCAGCAAATTGAAAATACCTTGAGAAATGCCTACGGTGGTTATCAGGTGTCCACCATCTACGCTGCTAGTAATGAATATCAGGTAATTCTGGAATTAGCACCCCAATATCAAGAAGACATTAATGCCCTATTAAGTTTATATATTAATTCCAGTAATGGGCAGGCAGTTCCTTTAAAAACCTTAGCCACTATTAAACAAGGTGTGGCTCCCTTAATGGTCAATCATGCAGGGCGGATGAATGCTGCAACAATTTCCTATAACCTTGCTCCAGGTATGGCATTAGGTACAGCAAATGAGAAAATCACCAAACTAATTAAGACAGTAATTCCTGACAGCATCACCACGAGTTTTCAGGGTGCAAGTCAGGTGTTTCAAAGTTCATTACCCAATTTATTACTATTACTATTAATTGCTATTTTAGTAATATATCTAATTCTGGGTATTCTCTACGAAGATTTTATTCATCCCATCACAATTCTTTCTGGTTTACCTTCCGCCGGATTTGGGGCGTTACTGACGTTAATGCTATTTCATGTCGAACTCAATGTTTATTCCTTTATTGGGATTATGTTGTTGGTCGGGATTGTCAAGAAAAACGGCATTATGATGGTCGATTTTGCCATTGTTGCTCAACGGGAAAAACTTTTGGCTCTTCCGTACTTAGCGTGCTGA
- a CDS encoding transposase family protein, which produces MSDVLGYIKNNSQETQRLVGLKYEQLEQLINQAIALHTQKQQDIEAKKVRIINKGGGRKVKLSTEEQILLTLIYLRHLTTFQLLGIQFGVSESTANDTFNYWFPILQQILPSSLLQQVKKNISDYEVVQEILTDYELIVDTSEQARERPGDYKEQSKYYSGKKKHHTFKNQITVLPDGKDIVDVIAGEPGPKSDINLFRSGQNAFNPHQKFKGDKGYEGEASIKTPTKKPKKGELTRSEKEKNKVIASERIFVEHLIRVIKIFRVASERFRLNTSKYEQIIMTICGLVRLRIGALVL; this is translated from the coding sequence ATGAGTGACGTATTAGGTTACATTAAAAATAACTCCCAGGAAACCCAGCGATTAGTTGGTCTAAAGTATGAGCAACTAGAACAACTAATAAACCAGGCGATAGCCTTACATACCCAAAAGCAACAGGACATCGAAGCGAAGAAAGTTAGAATCATAAATAAAGGGGGCGGTCGTAAGGTAAAGCTATCAACAGAAGAGCAAATTCTTTTAACTTTGATATATTTACGACATTTAACAACATTTCAATTGTTAGGTATCCAGTTTGGAGTGAGTGAATCAACCGCAAACGATACATTTAACTACTGGTTCCCAATCCTACAACAAATCCTGCCATCAAGTTTACTTCAACAGGTAAAAAAAAACATCAGTGATTACGAGGTAGTGCAAGAAATCCTAACCGACTATGAACTAATAGTAGATACTTCGGAACAGGCTAGAGAGCGACCAGGCGACTATAAAGAGCAGTCCAAGTATTACTCAGGCAAGAAAAAGCACCATACCTTTAAAAACCAAATTACTGTTTTACCAGATGGCAAAGATATTGTTGATGTAATCGCGGGAGAACCAGGACCAAAAAGTGATATAAATTTGTTTCGCTCAGGGCAGAATGCATTTAATCCTCATCAAAAGTTTAAAGGAGATAAAGGTTATGAAGGAGAAGCATCGATTAAAACTCCGACAAAAAAGCCAAAAAAAGGAGAATTAACTCGGTCAGAAAAAGAGAAAAATAAAGTAATTGCATCTGAACGAATATTTGTTGAACATTTGATTCGTGTAATTAAGATATTTAGAGTGGCATCTGAAAGATTCAGATTAAATACAAGTAAATACGAACAAATAATTATGACAATATGTGGGCTTGTAAGATTGCGAATAGGAGCCTTGGTTTTATAA
- a CDS encoding efflux RND transporter permease subunit, whose translation MKTSLSPSISELFVRRPIMTTLVMAGILIFGLMSYRSLPISYLPSVDYPTIQVSAARPGANPETMAASVARPLEKQFSSIAGLDSLNSTSTLGRTQITLQFELSRSIDDAAQDVEAAISAVSGQIPNDLPNPPSYSKVNPADQPILYLYLKSPTLPLSQVDNYAQTYLAQKLSTINGVAQVQVYGSQKYAARIQLDPQALAVRQIGLEQVQTAIQQGNVNLPTGSLSGEHKNFTIQTNGQLQDAAAYRQLIVAYKNGAPIYLEQLGRVIDSVEDDKVASWYNDTRAIILSIQRQPGTNTVQVVDTIKKLLPSLQSQIPASVEVGILFDAAQSIRDSVDDVQFTLILTICLVVLVIFLFLRNLWATVIPSLALPVSLIGTFAVMHQLNYSLDNLSLMALTLSVGFVVDDAIVMLENIVRHLEMGENPLEAALNGSREIGFTILSMTLSLVAVFIPMLFMGDLLGRLFHEFAVTIAVSILVSGFVSLSLTPMLCSRFLRPVDHKRQSRLYQASEAVFDQVLSLYDWSLKKALKFHRTTMILSAAMLIVTIGLFAVVPKGFIPSEDTGRLTGITQAAQDASFENLVNHQEQVANLISQNPDVHAVNSNIGAGSSATGSGSAVASNSGSLFIRLKPRNQRSASATEVLQNLRSQLAKVPGIQVFLQNPPAIPIRYLQNRNILW comes from the coding sequence GTGAAGACTTCCCTCAGTCCAAGCATTTCCGAACTATTTGTCCGCCGTCCCATTATGACCACTTTGGTGATGGCAGGTATTTTGATTTTTGGTTTGATGAGTTATCGCTCATTGCCCATTAGCTATTTGCCCAGTGTTGATTATCCCACAATTCAGGTCAGCGCAGCTAGACCAGGGGCTAATCCCGAAACAATGGCTGCATCGGTAGCCCGTCCCTTAGAAAAACAATTTTCTAGCATTGCGGGACTCGATTCTCTCAACTCTACCAGCACTTTGGGCAGAACCCAAATTACCTTACAATTTGAATTGAGTCGGAGTATTGACGATGCTGCTCAAGATGTAGAAGCTGCAATCTCAGCAGTTTCCGGTCAAATTCCCAACGATTTACCCAATCCCCCCAGCTACAGCAAGGTTAATCCCGCCGATCAACCAATTCTCTACCTTTACCTCAAGTCTCCTACCTTACCCCTGTCCCAGGTAGATAACTATGCCCAAACTTATTTAGCACAAAAGCTATCTACAATTAATGGTGTAGCCCAGGTGCAGGTTTACGGTTCCCAAAAGTATGCAGCTCGCATTCAACTTGATCCCCAAGCCTTGGCGGTGCGACAAATTGGCTTAGAACAGGTACAAACAGCAATTCAACAGGGAAACGTCAACTTACCCACCGGTAGTCTTTCCGGAGAGCATAAAAACTTTACAATCCAGACTAACGGACAACTCCAGGATGCGGCTGCTTATCGCCAACTGATTGTGGCTTATAAAAATGGCGCACCCATCTATCTGGAGCAATTGGGGCGGGTAATTGACAGTGTAGAAGATGACAAAGTAGCCAGTTGGTATAATGATACCCGCGCCATTATTCTCAGCATTCAAAGGCAACCTGGAACCAATACAGTGCAGGTTGTCGATACGATTAAAAAATTGCTTCCTAGTTTACAGAGCCAAATTCCTGCTTCCGTGGAAGTTGGTATTTTATTCGATGCGGCTCAGTCTATTAGAGACTCAGTAGACGATGTGCAATTTACGCTGATTTTGACAATTTGTTTAGTGGTATTGGTGATTTTTCTCTTCTTGCGGAACCTTTGGGCAACGGTAATTCCTAGTTTAGCCTTACCGGTTTCGCTGATTGGCACCTTTGCTGTGATGCACCAGCTCAACTACTCCCTCGATAATCTATCACTGATGGCGTTAACCCTCTCTGTCGGGTTTGTGGTGGATGATGCGATCGTGATGCTGGAAAATATTGTCCGTCACCTCGAAATGGGTGAAAATCCCCTAGAAGCTGCCTTAAACGGCTCAAGAGAAATTGGCTTTACAATTCTCTCCATGACGCTTTCGTTAGTGGCAGTATTCATCCCCATGTTATTCATGGGCGATTTATTAGGACGATTATTCCATGAGTTTGCAGTTACTATTGCCGTTTCTATTTTGGTATCCGGCTTTGTTTCCTTGAGTCTGACACCAATGTTGTGCAGTCGTTTTCTGCGTCCTGTAGACCACAAACGTCAAAGCCGATTGTATCAGGCAAGTGAAGCTGTATTTGATCAAGTCCTCAGTTTGTACGATTGGAGTTTGAAAAAAGCTTTAAAATTTCACCGCACTACGATGATTTTATCAGCTGCCATGCTGATAGTCACCATTGGACTGTTTGCGGTAGTGCCTAAGGGTTTTATTCCCAGCGAAGATACTGGACGCCTTACGGGAATTACGCAAGCTGCCCAGGATGCTTCCTTTGAAAACTTGGTGAATCACCAGGAGCAGGTAGCTAATTTAATCAGTCAAAACCCGGATGTGCATGCAGTCAACTCGAATATCGGCGCTGGTTCTAGTGCTACTGGTAGCGGCTCGGCGGTAGCGAGTAATTCGGGAAGTTTGTTTATTCGCTTGAAACCACGAAATCAACGCTCCGCTAGCGCTACAGAAGTTTTGCAGAATCTGCGATCGCAACTTGCTAAAGTTCCTGGTATTCAAGTATTTTTACAAAATCCCCCAGCAATTCCCATTAGATATCTCCAAAATAGAAACATTCTGTGGTAG
- a CDS encoding efflux RND transporter periplasmic adaptor subunit, which yields MQAQSRRYSQLYKDGAISQDQAQQYSTNDQASAATLQSDREAIANAQAVVQGDKIAIQNALQVVKGDIVAIANAQAVVKGDLAAIQNAEAVKRTDQATLDNVKVQSSYTKIYAPIDGRAGNILVNVGNVVQANSSNPLVTITKIHPIQVSFSIPEGNLPQLQQYSSNGKLKVDVTFGGKNNPIPGTLTFVNNTVDNSTGTIQLIGDFDNTQGRLFPGQFVNTTLTLTQKPNATVVPAQAVQNGPDGQFVFVVKPDMTVENSPVTVSSTIDGLDVIEKGVQPGDKVVTDGQGNLVTGSKIRIKTPGNVDSGNDTGNNSPQPKRHRRHQPAGGDS from the coding sequence ATCCAGGCACAAAGCAGGCGTTACAGTCAGTTATACAAGGATGGTGCTATCAGCCAGGATCAAGCTCAACAATACTCTACCAATGATCAAGCCTCTGCGGCAACACTACAGTCAGACCGAGAAGCGATCGCCAATGCTCAAGCTGTGGTACAAGGAGATAAAATCGCTATCCAAAATGCACTGCAGGTAGTTAAGGGCGATATAGTGGCGATCGCCAATGCTCAAGCTGTGGTTAAGGGCGATTTAGCAGCCATCCAGAATGCCGAAGCGGTGAAGCGTACCGACCAAGCAACCTTGGATAATGTGAAAGTGCAATCATCCTATACCAAAATTTACGCGCCTATCGATGGTCGCGCCGGCAATATTCTGGTGAATGTGGGCAATGTAGTCCAGGCCAATAGCTCAAATCCCCTGGTAACAATTACCAAAATTCACCCAATTCAAGTTTCCTTTTCCATCCCAGAAGGAAATCTGCCCCAGCTGCAACAGTATAGCTCAAACGGCAAGCTCAAGGTTGATGTCACCTTCGGCGGTAAAAATAATCCCATACCTGGTACTTTAACTTTTGTCAATAATACAGTTGATAATTCTACGGGGACGATTCAACTGATTGGTGATTTTGACAATACTCAGGGACGCTTATTTCCTGGTCAATTTGTCAACACAACACTAACCCTAACCCAGAAACCAAATGCTACCGTCGTTCCCGCCCAAGCGGTACAGAATGGACCTGATGGACAGTTTGTGTTTGTCGTCAAGCCAGATATGACGGTGGAAAATTCCCCAGTCACAGTCAGCAGCACTATTGATGGCCTAGATGTGATTGAGAAAGGAGTACAACCAGGGGATAAAGTTGTCACCGATGGTCAAGGGAATCTCGTTACTGGTAGCAAAATCCGCATCAAAACACCTGGTAATGTAGATAGCGGCAATGATACGGGAAATAACTCCCCACAACCAAAAAGACATCGCCGTCATCAGCCAGCAGGGGGTGACTCGTGA
- a CDS encoding transposase has translation MIVRETKLLNGTLEQYQALDDAIRAAQFIRNKAVRYWMDNQGVGKADLYKLCKDLALEFDFALKLNSAARQASAERAWAAISSFYKRCKKQEKKKGYPKFKKHCRSVEYKVSGWKLSDDCKIITFTDGFKVGSLSVFCNSATREDLHRLKINRVRVIRRADGYYAQFCFDADRKEVGEFTGNVVGLDLGLKYFTKDQNDNVVIYPQFLRKSERRLAKAQKRLSKKFVKGKKPQSINYHKSRKRLGKVHLKIQRQRKDWAIKQARCVVTSNDVVVYVRRSRCRRLDLKIANMVKNHHLAKSISDASWYQFTQWLDYYGKIWDKVVVAVTPAYTSQDCSNCGHRVKKSLSTRTHSCYNCGVEICRDTNAAINILKKGMKILGVEWQNNSTQGHWESASPDEKHGEKTANTIDGKLNIASGFL, from the coding sequence ATGATAGTAAGAGAAACCAAGCTACTAAACGGAACCCTGGAGCAATACCAAGCTCTTGATGATGCCATTCGCGCTGCCCAATTCATTAGAAATAAAGCGGTTCGCTACTGGATGGATAACCAAGGGGTTGGTAAGGCTGACTTATATAAGCTGTGCAAGGACTTAGCACTTGAATTTGACTTTGCTTTAAAGTTAAATTCCGCAGCGCGTCAAGCCAGTGCCGAAAGAGCTTGGGCTGCTATCTCAAGTTTCTATAAACGTTGTAAAAAGCAGGAGAAGAAGAAAGGTTATCCCAAGTTTAAAAAGCATTGTCGCTCTGTAGAATATAAAGTATCAGGCTGGAAACTATCTGATGATTGCAAGATTATTACTTTCACGGATGGCTTTAAAGTTGGGTCTTTATCTGTATTCTGCAATTCAGCCACGCGAGAAGACCTTCATAGACTTAAAATTAATCGTGTCCGGGTAATCAGAAGGGCGGATGGGTATTATGCCCAATTCTGTTTTGACGCTGACCGTAAAGAAGTTGGGGAATTCACTGGCAATGTCGTTGGGTTAGATTTAGGGTTAAAATATTTCACTAAAGACCAAAATGATAATGTTGTAATTTATCCCCAATTCTTGAGAAAGTCTGAGCGTAGACTAGCCAAGGCTCAGAAACGGTTGAGCAAAAAGTTTGTTAAAGGTAAAAAACCTCAGTCAATTAATTATCACAAGTCGCGGAAACGATTAGGTAAAGTTCATCTAAAAATCCAAAGACAGCGTAAAGATTGGGCTATAAAGCAAGCTCGATGCGTAGTGACATCTAACGATGTCGTCGTATATGTTCGGCGAAGCCGTTGCCGAAGGCTAGATTTGAAGATTGCGAACATGGTCAAAAATCATCATTTGGCTAAATCGATTTCTGACGCTAGTTGGTATCAGTTCACTCAATGGCTAGACTACTACGGAAAAATCTGGGATAAGGTAGTGGTAGCAGTAACGCCCGCTTACACCTCCCAAGATTGCTCTAATTGTGGACATAGGGTGAAAAAGTCACTCAGCACCCGAACTCATTCATGTTATAACTGTGGGGTTGAAATATGCCGTGATACGAACGCGGCAATTAATATCCTCAAAAAAGGAATGAAGATATTAGGAGTTGAGTGGCAAAACAACAGTACCCAAGGGCATTGGGAATCTGCATCGCCAGATGAAAAGCATGGGGAGAAGACCGCCAATACTATTGATGGGAAACTTAATATAGCAAGCGGATTTCTGTGA